From one Bombus huntii isolate Logan2020A chromosome 17, iyBomHunt1.1, whole genome shotgun sequence genomic stretch:
- the LOC126875258 gene encoding AMP deaminase 2 isoform X7: MLVQALAIREKYMNNSKQSFPSITSRFLRSVDKRPVNSDDEVQHDDRKAIADHPVHAPASRGDPWECEFPMAKNYIIAPVNGVFNLYANEEDLANGKPVPYSYPDLATFVRDMNLLCAMIADGPLKSFCYRRLSYLSSKFQLHVLLNELRELASQKAVPHRDFYNIRKVDTHIHAASCMNQKHLLRFIKKTLKNHADEIVTYSKNKETMTLREVFQSMNLTTYDLSVDMLDVHADRNTFHRFDKFNAKYNPIGESRLREVFLKTDNYLNGKFFARIIKEVASDLEESKYQNAELRLSIYGKSPEEWDKLAKWAIQSDVYSDNVRWLIQIPRLYDIFKLNKLLTNFQEIMNNIFLPLFEVTNDANSHPELHKFLQYVIGFDSVDDESKPENPLFDKDVCPPAEWDDVENPPYGYYQYYTYANMTVLNHFRAEQGLNTFVLRPHCGEAGPIQHLVCGYMMAENISHGLLLRKVPVLQYLYYLAQIGIAMSPLSNNSLFLNYHRNPLPEYLARGLCVSLSTDDPLQFHFTKEPLMEEYSIAAQVWKLSSCDMCELARNSVLMSGFPHKSKQYWLGPNYTKEGVAGNDITRTNVPDIRVAYRYETLVDELSNIFKVVEKPEAVPF; the protein is encoded by the exons ATGTTGGTTCAGGCACTGGCGATACGTGAGAAATACATGAATAATTCTAAACAGAGCTTCCCTTCTATAACATCGCGATTTCTACGTAGCGTCGATAAGAGGCCAGTGAACAGCGACGACGAAGTTCAGCACGATGATCGTAAAGCCATCGCAg ATCATCCTGTGCACGCACCTGCATCTCGAGGAGATCCGTGGGAATGTGAATTTCCTATGGCAAAGAATTACATAATTGCTCCCGTTAACGGTGTCTTCAATTTGTACGCTAATGAGGAAGATTTAGCTAATGGGAAGCCAGTCCCTTACTCGTATCCTGACTTAGCCACTTTTGTCAGGGACATGAACCTTCTTTGCGCGATGATCGCCGATGGTCCATTAAAATCTTTTTGCTACAGAAGACTGAGTTATCTTTCGTCAAAGTTCCAACTGCATGTGTTACTGAACGAGCTTAGAGAACTTGCCAGTCAAAAAGCAGTCCCTCATAGGGACTTCTATAACATCAGAAAG GTTGATACCCATATTCATGCAGCATCTTGCATGAATCAAAAGCATCTGCTCAGATTTATTAAGAAAACCTTGAAGAATCACGCAGATGAAATCGTCACGTACTCCAAGAACAAAGAAACAATGACTTTACGGGAGGTATTTCAATCGATGAATCTGACGACTTACGATCTCAGTGTTGATATGTTGGATGTGCATGCG GATAGAAACACGTTCCATAGGTTCGACAAATTCAACGCCAAATACAATCCAATCGGCGAAAGTCGCCTGCGTGAAGTGTTTCTAAAAACGGACAACTATTTGAATGGTAAATTTTTCGCAAGAATAATCAAGGAAGTCGCCAGCGATCTCGAAGAATCCAAGTACCAAAATGCGGAACTGCGTCTTTCGATTTACGGCAAAAGCCCAGAAGAGTGGGACAAATTAGCAAAATGGGCAATTCAAAGTGACGTGTATTCGGACAATGTGCGCTGGCTCATTCAGATTCCTCGGCTTTA tgacatttttaaattgaacaaaTTGCTGACAAATTTCCAAGAGATAATGAACAACAtctttcttcccctttttGAAGTAACCAATGACGCTAATTCTCATCCAGAGCTACATAAATTTCTCCAATAC GTAATAGGATTTGATTCAGTTGATGACGAGAGCAAACCTGAAAATCCTTTATTCGATAAAGATGTCTGTCCACCCGCAGAATGGGATGATGTTGAAAATCCTCCTTATGGATATTATCAATACTACACTTATGCCAACATGACCGTCTTGAATCATTTTAGAGC ggAACAAGGTTTAAACACTTTCGTCCTCAGACCTCATTGTGGCGAAGCTGGTCCCATTCAGCATCTTGTTTGCGGTTATATGATGGCAGAAAATATCTCTCATGGTCTTTTACTTCGAAAAGTGCCAGTACTACAGTATCTATATTATTTAGCACAAATTGGGATTGCAATGTCGCCTCTTAGTAATAATTCTCTTTTCTTAAATTATCATCGTAATCCATTACCCGAATATTTAGCAAGAGGATTGTGTGTAAGTCTTTCCACGGATGATCCTCTTCAATTTCACTTTACCAAG gAACCGTTGATGGAAGAGTACAGTATTGCTGCACAAGTATGGAAGCTTAGTTCGTGCGATATGTGTGAACTAGCGCGTAATTCCGTGCTTATGAGTGGTTTTCCACACAAG AGTAAACAATACTGGCTTGGGCCAAATTATACAAAAGAGGGTGTGGCCGGTAATGATATTACGCGAACGAATGTACCGGATATTCGGGTGGCCTATCGATACGAAACATTAGTCGACGAATTgtcgaatatttttaaagttgTCGAAAAACCCGAAGCCGTTCCATTTTAA
- the LOC126875258 gene encoding AMP deaminase 2 isoform X6, which yields MFAGANESKRWLRDNRILLRAAKDLEERRSHYEPSLGPGVPDDVDHIFNLEENDFVPHFQRVSISGEDTSGVPLEDLQQASQMLVQALAIREKYMNNSKQSFPSITSRFLRSVDKRPVNSDDEVQHDDRKAIADHPVHAPASRGDPWECEFPMAKNYIIAPVNGVFNLYANEEDLANGKPVPYSYPDLATFVRDMNLLCAMIADGPLKSFCYRRLSYLSSKFQLHVLLNELRELASQKAVPHRDFYNIRKVDTHIHAASCMNQKHLLRFIKKTLKNHADEIVTYSKNKETMTLREVFQSMNLTTYDLSVDMLDVHADRNTFHRFDKFNAKYNPIGESRLREVFLKTDNYLNGKFFARIIKEVASDLEESKYQNAELRLSIYGKSPEEWDKLAKWAIQSDVYSDNVRWLIQIPRLYDIFKLNKLLTNFQEIMNNIFLPLFEVTNDANSHPELHKFLQYVIGFDSVDDESKPENPLFDKDVCPPAEWDDVENPPYGYYQYYTYANMTVLNHFRAEQGLNTFVLRPHCGEAGPIQHLVCGYMMAENISHGLLLRKVPVLQYLYYLAQIGIAMSPLSNNSLFLNYHRNPLPEYLARGLCVSLSTDDPLQFHFTKEPLMEEYSIAAQVWKLSSCDMCELARNSVLMSGFPHKSKQYWLGPNYTKEGVAGNDITRTNVPDIRVAYRYETLVDELSNIFKVVEKPEAVPF from the exons AGCTGCCAAGGATTTAGAGGAACGTCGTAGCCATTATGAACCATCGCTCGGCCCCGGTGTTCCCGACGACGTCGATCATATCTTCAATCTCGAGGAAAATGACTTCGTGCCACACTTCCAGAGGGTCTCCATATCCGGCGAAGATACTTCCGGG GTACCCTTGGAAGATCTGCAACAAGCGTCGCAGATGTTGGTTCAGGCACTGGCGATACGTGAGAAATACATGAATAATTCTAAACAGAGCTTCCCTTCTATAACATCGCGATTTCTACGTAGCGTCGATAAGAGGCCAGTGAACAGCGACGACGAAGTTCAGCACGATGATCGTAAAGCCATCGCAg ATCATCCTGTGCACGCACCTGCATCTCGAGGAGATCCGTGGGAATGTGAATTTCCTATGGCAAAGAATTACATAATTGCTCCCGTTAACGGTGTCTTCAATTTGTACGCTAATGAGGAAGATTTAGCTAATGGGAAGCCAGTCCCTTACTCGTATCCTGACTTAGCCACTTTTGTCAGGGACATGAACCTTCTTTGCGCGATGATCGCCGATGGTCCATTAAAATCTTTTTGCTACAGAAGACTGAGTTATCTTTCGTCAAAGTTCCAACTGCATGTGTTACTGAACGAGCTTAGAGAACTTGCCAGTCAAAAAGCAGTCCCTCATAGGGACTTCTATAACATCAGAAAG GTTGATACCCATATTCATGCAGCATCTTGCATGAATCAAAAGCATCTGCTCAGATTTATTAAGAAAACCTTGAAGAATCACGCAGATGAAATCGTCACGTACTCCAAGAACAAAGAAACAATGACTTTACGGGAGGTATTTCAATCGATGAATCTGACGACTTACGATCTCAGTGTTGATATGTTGGATGTGCATGCG GATAGAAACACGTTCCATAGGTTCGACAAATTCAACGCCAAATACAATCCAATCGGCGAAAGTCGCCTGCGTGAAGTGTTTCTAAAAACGGACAACTATTTGAATGGTAAATTTTTCGCAAGAATAATCAAGGAAGTCGCCAGCGATCTCGAAGAATCCAAGTACCAAAATGCGGAACTGCGTCTTTCGATTTACGGCAAAAGCCCAGAAGAGTGGGACAAATTAGCAAAATGGGCAATTCAAAGTGACGTGTATTCGGACAATGTGCGCTGGCTCATTCAGATTCCTCGGCTTTA tgacatttttaaattgaacaaaTTGCTGACAAATTTCCAAGAGATAATGAACAACAtctttcttcccctttttGAAGTAACCAATGACGCTAATTCTCATCCAGAGCTACATAAATTTCTCCAATAC GTAATAGGATTTGATTCAGTTGATGACGAGAGCAAACCTGAAAATCCTTTATTCGATAAAGATGTCTGTCCACCCGCAGAATGGGATGATGTTGAAAATCCTCCTTATGGATATTATCAATACTACACTTATGCCAACATGACCGTCTTGAATCATTTTAGAGC ggAACAAGGTTTAAACACTTTCGTCCTCAGACCTCATTGTGGCGAAGCTGGTCCCATTCAGCATCTTGTTTGCGGTTATATGATGGCAGAAAATATCTCTCATGGTCTTTTACTTCGAAAAGTGCCAGTACTACAGTATCTATATTATTTAGCACAAATTGGGATTGCAATGTCGCCTCTTAGTAATAATTCTCTTTTCTTAAATTATCATCGTAATCCATTACCCGAATATTTAGCAAGAGGATTGTGTGTAAGTCTTTCCACGGATGATCCTCTTCAATTTCACTTTACCAAG gAACCGTTGATGGAAGAGTACAGTATTGCTGCACAAGTATGGAAGCTTAGTTCGTGCGATATGTGTGAACTAGCGCGTAATTCCGTGCTTATGAGTGGTTTTCCACACAAG AGTAAACAATACTGGCTTGGGCCAAATTATACAAAAGAGGGTGTGGCCGGTAATGATATTACGCGAACGAATGTACCGGATATTCGGGTGGCCTATCGATACGAAACATTAGTCGACGAATTgtcgaatatttttaaagttgTCGAAAAACCCGAAGCCGTTCCATTTTAA
- the LOC126875258 gene encoding AMP deaminase 2 isoform X5 gives MYESTWETISKSHLNRKGSESPVFGLEGGGTGAGGGTSLRLVPHELPNEISAPYEVPQFPIEQIEKKLLIQRQLTVKAAKDLEERRSHYEPSLGPGVPDDVDHIFNLEENDFVPHFQRVSISGEDTSGVPLEDLQQASQMLVQALAIREKYMNNSKQSFPSITSRFLRSVDKRPVNSDDEVQHDDRKAIADHPVHAPASRGDPWECEFPMAKNYIIAPVNGVFNLYANEEDLANGKPVPYSYPDLATFVRDMNLLCAMIADGPLKSFCYRRLSYLSSKFQLHVLLNELRELASQKAVPHRDFYNIRKVDTHIHAASCMNQKHLLRFIKKTLKNHADEIVTYSKNKETMTLREVFQSMNLTTYDLSVDMLDVHADRNTFHRFDKFNAKYNPIGESRLREVFLKTDNYLNGKFFARIIKEVASDLEESKYQNAELRLSIYGKSPEEWDKLAKWAIQSDVYSDNVRWLIQIPRLYDIFKLNKLLTNFQEIMNNIFLPLFEVTNDANSHPELHKFLQYVIGFDSVDDESKPENPLFDKDVCPPAEWDDVENPPYGYYQYYTYANMTVLNHFRAEQGLNTFVLRPHCGEAGPIQHLVCGYMMAENISHGLLLRKVPVLQYLYYLAQIGIAMSPLSNNSLFLNYHRNPLPEYLARGLCVSLSTDDPLQFHFTKEPLMEEYSIAAQVWKLSSCDMCELARNSVLMSGFPHKSKQYWLGPNYTKEGVAGNDITRTNVPDIRVAYRYETLVDELSNIFKVVEKPEAVPF, from the exons AGCTGCCAAGGATTTAGAGGAACGTCGTAGCCATTATGAACCATCGCTCGGCCCCGGTGTTCCCGACGACGTCGATCATATCTTCAATCTCGAGGAAAATGACTTCGTGCCACACTTCCAGAGGGTCTCCATATCCGGCGAAGATACTTCCGGG GTACCCTTGGAAGATCTGCAACAAGCGTCGCAGATGTTGGTTCAGGCACTGGCGATACGTGAGAAATACATGAATAATTCTAAACAGAGCTTCCCTTCTATAACATCGCGATTTCTACGTAGCGTCGATAAGAGGCCAGTGAACAGCGACGACGAAGTTCAGCACGATGATCGTAAAGCCATCGCAg ATCATCCTGTGCACGCACCTGCATCTCGAGGAGATCCGTGGGAATGTGAATTTCCTATGGCAAAGAATTACATAATTGCTCCCGTTAACGGTGTCTTCAATTTGTACGCTAATGAGGAAGATTTAGCTAATGGGAAGCCAGTCCCTTACTCGTATCCTGACTTAGCCACTTTTGTCAGGGACATGAACCTTCTTTGCGCGATGATCGCCGATGGTCCATTAAAATCTTTTTGCTACAGAAGACTGAGTTATCTTTCGTCAAAGTTCCAACTGCATGTGTTACTGAACGAGCTTAGAGAACTTGCCAGTCAAAAAGCAGTCCCTCATAGGGACTTCTATAACATCAGAAAG GTTGATACCCATATTCATGCAGCATCTTGCATGAATCAAAAGCATCTGCTCAGATTTATTAAGAAAACCTTGAAGAATCACGCAGATGAAATCGTCACGTACTCCAAGAACAAAGAAACAATGACTTTACGGGAGGTATTTCAATCGATGAATCTGACGACTTACGATCTCAGTGTTGATATGTTGGATGTGCATGCG GATAGAAACACGTTCCATAGGTTCGACAAATTCAACGCCAAATACAATCCAATCGGCGAAAGTCGCCTGCGTGAAGTGTTTCTAAAAACGGACAACTATTTGAATGGTAAATTTTTCGCAAGAATAATCAAGGAAGTCGCCAGCGATCTCGAAGAATCCAAGTACCAAAATGCGGAACTGCGTCTTTCGATTTACGGCAAAAGCCCAGAAGAGTGGGACAAATTAGCAAAATGGGCAATTCAAAGTGACGTGTATTCGGACAATGTGCGCTGGCTCATTCAGATTCCTCGGCTTTA tgacatttttaaattgaacaaaTTGCTGACAAATTTCCAAGAGATAATGAACAACAtctttcttcccctttttGAAGTAACCAATGACGCTAATTCTCATCCAGAGCTACATAAATTTCTCCAATAC GTAATAGGATTTGATTCAGTTGATGACGAGAGCAAACCTGAAAATCCTTTATTCGATAAAGATGTCTGTCCACCCGCAGAATGGGATGATGTTGAAAATCCTCCTTATGGATATTATCAATACTACACTTATGCCAACATGACCGTCTTGAATCATTTTAGAGC ggAACAAGGTTTAAACACTTTCGTCCTCAGACCTCATTGTGGCGAAGCTGGTCCCATTCAGCATCTTGTTTGCGGTTATATGATGGCAGAAAATATCTCTCATGGTCTTTTACTTCGAAAAGTGCCAGTACTACAGTATCTATATTATTTAGCACAAATTGGGATTGCAATGTCGCCTCTTAGTAATAATTCTCTTTTCTTAAATTATCATCGTAATCCATTACCCGAATATTTAGCAAGAGGATTGTGTGTAAGTCTTTCCACGGATGATCCTCTTCAATTTCACTTTACCAAG gAACCGTTGATGGAAGAGTACAGTATTGCTGCACAAGTATGGAAGCTTAGTTCGTGCGATATGTGTGAACTAGCGCGTAATTCCGTGCTTATGAGTGGTTTTCCACACAAG AGTAAACAATACTGGCTTGGGCCAAATTATACAAAAGAGGGTGTGGCCGGTAATGATATTACGCGAACGAATGTACCGGATATTCGGGTGGCCTATCGATACGAAACATTAGTCGACGAATTgtcgaatatttttaaagttgTCGAAAAACCCGAAGCCGTTCCATTTTAA